Proteins found in one Oryza glaberrima chromosome 4, OglaRS2, whole genome shotgun sequence genomic segment:
- the LOC127772137 gene encoding uncharacterized protein LOC127772137 has translation MAKLYVQAVQPADLNKNTEWFMYPGVWTTYILILFFSWLLVLSVFGCTPGMAWTFVNLAHFAMTYHFFHWKKGTPFADDQGMYNRLTWWEQMDNGKQLTRNRKFLTVVPLVLYLIASHMTDYQHPMLFLNTIAVVVLVVAKLPNMHKVRIFGINAGN, from the exons ATGGCGAAGCTGTACGTGCAGGCGGTGCAGCCGGCGGATCTGAACAAGAACACGGAGTGGTTCATGTACCCCGGGGTGTGGACGACCTAcatcctcatcctcttcttctcctggCTGCTCGTCCTCTCCGTCTTCGGCTGCACCCCCGGCATGGCGTGGACGTTCGTCAACCTCGCCCACTTCGCG ATGACATACCATTTTTTTCACTGGAAGAAGGGAACTCCGTTTGCTGATGACCAGGGGATGTATAATAGATTGACTTGGTGGGAGCAAATGGACAATGGGAAGCAGCTTACTCGCAACAGAAAATTTCTGACCGTGGTTCCTTTGGTTCT ATACTTGATAGCCTCGCACATGACAGATTATCAACATCCTATGCTCTTCCTCAACACCATTGCAGTTGTTGTGCTGGTTGTTGCAAAACTACCGAACATGCACAAGGTCCGGATCTTTGGAATCAATGCTGGCAACTAG